Proteins from one Pseudomonas bijieensis genomic window:
- a CDS encoding YqfO family protein, translating into MYKLCFFVPASHLDVVKSAVFAAGGGRIGDYDHCAWQVLGLGQFRPLDGSQPFIGEAGQVEQVEEWKVELVVADELIRAVVVALKQSHPYETPAYEVWRLEDF; encoded by the coding sequence GTGTACAAGCTCTGCTTCTTCGTCCCGGCCAGCCACCTGGACGTGGTCAAAAGTGCCGTATTCGCCGCCGGTGGCGGGCGGATCGGCGACTACGACCACTGCGCCTGGCAAGTGCTGGGCCTGGGCCAGTTCCGCCCGTTGGACGGCAGCCAGCCGTTCATTGGCGAAGCGGGCCAGGTCGAGCAGGTCGAGGAGTGGAAGGTGGAGCTTGTCGTTGCCGATGAGTTGATCCGTGCGGTGGTGGTGGCGTTGAAGCAGAGCCATCCCTACGAGACACCGGCGTATGAAGTGTGGCGGTTGGAGGATTTCTGA
- the ptsP gene encoding phosphoenolpyruvate--protein phosphotransferase has translation MPNNNKELILSAPLSGPVLTLANVPDAVFASGAMGDGIAIDPLNDTLYAPCAGEVIHVARSGHAVTLRADNGAELLLHLGLDTVELQGEGFSMLVKEGARVSNGQPLLRYDVDKVALRCKSLVSLLVITNGEHFQARPITLKGVKVGEPLLHVVAKTPAETQDEEQAVGIEVFGQVRIAHRGGLHARPAALIRQTAQGFKSRSQLHFQGKTASCDSVMGMMGLAITEQAEVHVSCRGSDAEAALHALLSTLSTALAEEAHAVAPAVKAQHRSAEAGVLHGVCAAPGLVAGPLVRLDGIQLPEDAGRHNVEEQRQQLNSALGHVRREIQLTLENAKARRHRDEEAIFSAHLALLEDPILLDAAHLAIDQGSAASHAWSRSIDVQCKVLQQLGSTLLAERANDLRDLRQRVLRVLLGEAWQFDVPAGAIVAAQELTPSELLQLCAQGVAGVCMVEGGATSHVAILARGKGLPCLVALGDALLVQTPGQSVVLDADGGRLELAPTAERLAQVQQEQRRRATQHAQQEALAHTSAHTRDGVNIEVAANVASRSDAAQALASGADGVGLLRTEFLFVDRHTAPDEEEQRQAYQAVLDAMGDKPVIIRTIDVGGDKQLDYLPLPAEANPVLGLRGIRLAQLRPELLDQQLRALLQTRPLQRCRILLPMVTEVDELLHIRQRLDTLASELGLSERPQLGVMIEVPAAALLAEQLAEHADFLSIGTNDLSQYTLAMDRDHAGLAARVDALHPALLRLIAQTCAGAAKHGRWVGVCGALACDPLATPVLIGLGVRELSVSPPQIAEIKARVRQLDTVKCACLSAELLNLGSAAAVRRACHQHWPLG, from the coding sequence ATGCCCAACAATAATAAAGAGCTGATCCTCAGCGCCCCGCTCAGCGGCCCGGTGCTCACCCTCGCCAATGTCCCGGACGCGGTGTTCGCCAGCGGCGCGATGGGCGACGGAATCGCCATCGACCCGCTGAACGACACCCTCTACGCGCCCTGTGCCGGCGAAGTGATCCACGTCGCCCGCAGCGGCCACGCCGTGACCCTGCGCGCCGACAACGGCGCCGAACTGCTGCTGCACCTGGGCCTGGACACGGTCGAGCTGCAAGGCGAGGGTTTTTCCATGCTGGTCAAGGAAGGTGCGCGGGTCAGCAACGGCCAGCCGCTGCTGCGTTACGACGTAGACAAGGTGGCACTGCGCTGCAAGAGCCTGGTCAGCCTGTTGGTCATCACCAACGGCGAGCACTTCCAGGCGCGGCCTATCACCCTCAAAGGGGTGAAGGTCGGCGAGCCGCTGTTGCACGTCGTCGCCAAGACCCCGGCTGAGACGCAAGACGAAGAACAGGCCGTTGGCATCGAAGTTTTCGGTCAGGTGCGCATCGCCCATCGCGGAGGCCTGCACGCCCGCCCGGCGGCGTTGATTCGTCAGACCGCCCAGGGTTTCAAGAGCCGTTCGCAGCTGCATTTCCAAGGCAAAACGGCATCCTGCGACAGCGTGATGGGAATGATGGGCCTGGCCATTACCGAGCAGGCAGAGGTGCACGTCAGTTGCCGGGGCAGCGATGCCGAGGCGGCGTTGCACGCCCTGCTGAGCACGTTATCCACAGCCCTGGCTGAAGAAGCCCACGCCGTGGCGCCTGCGGTAAAAGCCCAGCACCGTAGCGCCGAAGCCGGCGTGCTGCATGGTGTGTGTGCGGCCCCCGGTCTGGTGGCTGGGCCGCTGGTTCGGCTCGATGGCATTCAATTGCCCGAGGACGCTGGCCGCCACAACGTCGAAGAACAACGGCAGCAGTTGAACAGTGCCTTGGGGCACGTTCGTCGCGAAATCCAGCTCACCCTGGAAAACGCCAAGGCCCGTCGCCATCGCGACGAAGAAGCGATTTTCAGCGCCCATCTGGCGCTGCTGGAAGACCCGATCTTGCTCGACGCCGCGCACCTTGCCATCGACCAGGGCAGTGCCGCGAGCCACGCCTGGAGCCGCTCCATCGACGTGCAGTGCAAGGTGCTGCAGCAACTGGGCAGCACGCTGCTGGCCGAGCGCGCCAATGATTTACGCGATCTGCGCCAGCGGGTCTTGCGCGTGCTGTTGGGCGAGGCCTGGCAATTCGACGTGCCCGCGGGCGCCATCGTTGCCGCGCAGGAGCTAACTCCGTCGGAGCTGCTGCAACTCTGCGCTCAAGGCGTGGCCGGTGTGTGCATGGTTGAGGGCGGGGCAACCTCCCATGTGGCGATCCTGGCCCGAGGCAAAGGCCTGCCGTGCCTGGTGGCGCTGGGCGATGCACTGCTGGTACAGACGCCGGGGCAATCGGTGGTGCTGGATGCCGACGGCGGCCGCCTCGAACTCGCGCCAACCGCCGAGCGCCTGGCCCAGGTGCAGCAAGAACAACGGCGGCGAGCGACCCAACACGCCCAACAAGAGGCCCTCGCCCACACATCGGCGCATACCCGTGACGGCGTGAATATAGAAGTGGCGGCCAATGTCGCCTCCCGTAGCGATGCGGCCCAGGCACTGGCAAGCGGTGCCGACGGGGTTGGCTTGTTGCGCACTGAATTCCTCTTCGTCGACCGTCACACCGCACCCGACGAAGAAGAGCAACGCCAGGCCTATCAAGCCGTACTCGATGCCATGGGCGACAAGCCGGTGATCATCCGCACCATCGACGTCGGCGGCGACAAGCAGTTGGATTACCTGCCGCTGCCGGCCGAAGCCAACCCGGTGCTGGGCCTGCGCGGCATTCGCCTGGCCCAGTTGCGACCGGAACTGCTCGACCAGCAATTGCGGGCCTTGCTGCAAACCCGTCCGCTGCAGCGCTGCCGAATCCTGCTGCCGATGGTGACCGAGGTCGACGAACTGCTGCACATCCGCCAGCGCCTCGATACCTTGGCCAGCGAGCTGGGCCTGAGCGAACGCCCGCAACTAGGGGTGATGATCGAAGTGCCGGCCGCCGCGTTGCTGGCCGAACAATTGGCCGAGCACGCCGACTTCCTCTCCATTGGCACCAACGACCTCTCGCAATACACCCTCGCCATGGACCGCGACCACGCCGGCCTCGCCGCCCGGGTCGATGCCTTGCATCCGGCACTGCTGCGGCTGATCGCCCAGACCTGCGCTGGCGCGGCGAAGCATGGACGCTGGGTCGGCGTGTGCGGCGCCTTGGCCTGCGATCCGTTGGCCACGCCCGTGCTGATCGGGCTGGGCGTACGCGAGCTATCGGTCAGCCCACCGCAGATCGCTGAAATCAAGGCGCGCGTGCGCCAGCTCGACACCGTCAAGTGCGCTTGCCTCAGCGCCGAGCTGCTGAACCTGGGCAGTGCCGCCGCCGTGCGCCGCGCCTGTCATCAACACTGGCCCCTGGGCTGA
- a CDS encoding SIS domain-containing protein, whose protein sequence is MTCKMLEEALSAFEAVERQLQQLDPALVEIAGRLRRQPPQVAMTVARGSSDHAASYFAYLTMQLLGIPVASLPMSVVTMQQAPLKVSGQVAFAFSQSGQSPDLVDSLRLLRKRGALSVALVNAADSPLEAACEFSVPLCAGVESSVAATKSFIATLSASARLVAHWKDDAELLEAGNALPEGLRDAARQDWNVAVEALRNCQRLMVIGRGAGFAIAQEAALKFKETSAIQAEAFSSAEVRHGPMALIDADYPLLVFAPRGAEQAGVLSLAADMRQRGARVLLAAPDDIAERDLTLTRAGHPALDPILAIQSFYGMAASLAVARGLDPDQPRHLSKVTRTH, encoded by the coding sequence TTGACTTGCAAAATGCTTGAAGAGGCCCTGAGCGCTTTCGAAGCCGTCGAGCGTCAGTTGCAACAGTTGGACCCGGCGCTGGTGGAAATCGCCGGACGCCTGCGCCGTCAACCGCCGCAAGTGGCGATGACTGTGGCGCGGGGCAGTTCCGACCACGCCGCCAGCTACTTCGCCTACCTGACCATGCAGCTATTGGGCATCCCGGTGGCCTCGCTGCCAATGTCGGTGGTGACCATGCAGCAGGCGCCGCTCAAGGTCAGCGGCCAGGTGGCCTTTGCATTTTCCCAGTCGGGACAGAGCCCGGACCTGGTCGACAGCCTGCGTCTGCTGCGCAAGCGCGGCGCCTTGAGCGTGGCCTTGGTCAATGCTGCCGACTCACCGCTGGAAGCGGCGTGTGAATTCAGCGTGCCGTTGTGCGCCGGCGTCGAAAGCAGCGTCGCCGCCACCAAGAGTTTCATCGCCACCCTCAGCGCCAGTGCGCGACTGGTAGCCCATTGGAAGGACGACGCCGAGTTGCTCGAAGCGGGCAATGCCCTGCCCGAAGGTTTGCGCGATGCCGCCCGTCAGGACTGGAACGTTGCCGTCGAAGCCCTGCGCAACTGCCAGCGGTTGATGGTGATCGGCCGGGGCGCCGGGTTCGCCATCGCCCAGGAAGCGGCGCTCAAGTTCAAGGAAACCTCGGCGATCCAGGCCGAAGCCTTCAGCAGCGCCGAAGTCCGCCACGGGCCGATGGCGCTGATCGATGCCGACTACCCGCTGCTGGTGTTCGCCCCGCGCGGTGCCGAGCAGGCCGGGGTGTTGAGCCTGGCCGCGGACATGCGCCAGCGCGGCGCCCGGGTACTGCTGGCGGCGCCGGATGACATCGCCGAACGCGACCTGACGCTGACCCGCGCCGGACACCCGGCCCTGGACCCGATTCTGGCCATCCAGAGCTTCTACGGCATGGCCGCGAGTCTGGCCGTGGCCCGAGGACTGGACCCGGACCAACCAAGGCACTTGAGCAAGGTCACCCGTACGCACTGA
- the nagA gene encoding N-acetylglucosamine-6-phosphate deacetylase, whose translation MSEDNILTSNGWVRGHLIHEHGKIVAIDGQPCDPASNDLPYLLPGFIDLHVHGGGGMDIMQGALAFETIARTHVRFGTTSLLATTMTAPSDEIASVLKALGEFCEQRQRGNARVLGVHLEGPYINPGKLGAQPNFAHTALLAEVESYLALAPIRVITIAPEIAGHDALIRTLSARGVRMQIGHTLGSYEEGVAALAAGASSFTHLYNAMSPLHHREPGIVGAALAHAQYAELIPDLLHVHPGAMRVALRSIPCLYCVTDSTAAAGMPDGEYKLGSHTVTKCLGGVRLADGTLAGSTLTMDQALRNLVKIGLPIGEASQRLSQFPADYLGLPERGRLQPGAWADCVRLDRSLTLTDVMVEGEAIDLQNA comes from the coding sequence ATGTCCGAAGACAACATCCTCACCTCCAACGGCTGGGTTCGCGGCCACCTGATCCATGAACACGGCAAGATCGTGGCCATCGATGGCCAACCCTGCGATCCGGCGAGCAATGACCTGCCCTATTTGCTGCCCGGTTTCATCGACCTGCACGTCCATGGCGGTGGCGGCATGGACATCATGCAAGGCGCCCTGGCGTTCGAAACCATCGCCCGCACCCATGTGCGTTTCGGCACGACGTCGTTGCTGGCGACCACCATGACCGCGCCCAGCGACGAGATCGCCAGCGTGCTCAAGGCCCTCGGCGAGTTTTGTGAGCAGCGCCAGCGCGGCAACGCCCGGGTTCTCGGCGTACACCTGGAAGGCCCTTACATCAACCCGGGCAAACTGGGCGCCCAACCGAATTTCGCCCACACCGCGCTGCTGGCCGAGGTGGAGAGTTACCTGGCCCTGGCACCGATCAGGGTGATCACCATTGCCCCGGAAATCGCCGGCCACGACGCCCTGATTCGTACGCTCAGCGCCCGAGGTGTGCGCATGCAGATCGGCCACACCCTGGGCAGCTACGAGGAAGGCGTCGCCGCGCTGGCCGCCGGGGCCAGCAGTTTCACCCATCTGTATAACGCCATGAGCCCGCTGCACCACCGCGAACCGGGCATCGTCGGCGCGGCGCTGGCCCATGCGCAATACGCCGAGCTGATCCCGGACTTGCTGCATGTGCACCCCGGCGCCATGCGCGTGGCCCTGCGTTCGATCCCGTGCCTGTATTGCGTGACCGACTCCACCGCCGCCGCCGGCATGCCCGATGGCGAGTACAAGCTGGGCAGCCACACCGTGACCAAGTGCCTGGGCGGCGTTCGGCTGGCCGACGGCACCCTGGCCGGCAGCACCCTGACCATGGACCAGGCCTTGCGCAACCTGGTGAAGATCGGCCTGCCCATCGGCGAAGCCTCGCAACGCCTGTCCCAATTCCCTGCCGACTACCTCGGCCTGCCCGAGCGCGGACGCCTGCAACCCGGTGCCTGGGCCGACTGCGTGCGCCTGGACCGTTCCCTGACGCTGACCGACGTGATGGTCGAAGGAGAAGCCATTGACTTGCAAAATGCTTGA
- a CDS encoding GntR family transcriptional regulator: MNDILALRPDDTQPTPLYLQLARNLETAIHAGQWKAEQAMPSERSLSEQLGISRVTARKALEVLFEQGLIRRNQGSGTFITPRLEQPLSRLSCFSEMLRLKGFVPGSQWLEREITPPTHEELIRLGLSPTDKVARLKRLRKADDTVMAIEMSTLPASIIPKPQAVGDSLYEFLDGIGKPVVRALQHIQAINASDEFAALVGIAPGTAMLLMTRVGYLEDNTPIEVTDTYCRNDYYDFVAELRR, encoded by the coding sequence ATGAACGACATCCTGGCCCTACGCCCCGACGACACCCAACCCACCCCGCTCTACCTGCAACTGGCCCGCAACCTGGAAACCGCCATCCACGCCGGCCAGTGGAAAGCCGAGCAAGCGATGCCATCCGAACGCAGCTTAAGTGAGCAATTGGGCATTTCCCGAGTCACCGCCCGCAAAGCGCTGGAAGTGCTGTTCGAACAAGGCCTGATCCGCCGCAACCAGGGCTCGGGCACGTTCATTACCCCACGCCTGGAACAACCGCTGTCACGCCTCAGCTGCTTCAGCGAGATGCTGCGGCTCAAGGGCTTCGTGCCGGGTTCGCAATGGCTGGAGCGGGAAATCACCCCGCCAACCCACGAAGAACTGATCCGCCTGGGCCTGTCACCCACCGACAAGGTTGCGCGGCTCAAGCGCCTGCGCAAGGCTGACGACACGGTCATGGCCATCGAAATGAGCACCCTGCCCGCCAGCATCATCCCCAAGCCACAAGCGGTGGGCGATTCGCTCTATGAATTCCTCGACGGCATCGGCAAGCCGGTGGTGCGCGCGCTGCAACACATCCAGGCCATCAACGCCTCGGACGAATTCGCCGCCCTGGTGGGCATCGCCCCCGGCACCGCGATGTTGCTGATGACCCGGGTCGGCTACCTGGAAGACAACACCCCCATCGAAGTCACCGACACCTATTGCCGCAACGACTACTACGACTTTGTCGCAGAGCTGCGGCGTTAG